The Mesorhizobium koreense genome includes a window with the following:
- the otnC gene encoding 3-oxo-tetronate 4-phosphate decarboxylase, with the protein MDEADLRERMVKWGRSLFERGFTVGSSGNISVRCGDGFLVTPTNSCMGFLDAARITKLDAGWNLVSGDAPTKEVPLHRVFYEGRPQTGAVVHLHSTFATALSCLADVDPEDAVAPITPYVVMRVGRVPVLPYTMPGSADVAPLVRARAADHAAILLANHGPVVAGTSLESAVFAAEELEETARLLVLTRGLDVRHLDSAQIAALNARFKLK; encoded by the coding sequence ATGGACGAGGCCGATCTGCGCGAACGCATGGTCAAGTGGGGTCGCTCGCTTTTCGAGCGGGGCTTTACTGTCGGCTCTTCCGGTAACATCTCGGTGCGCTGCGGTGACGGCTTTCTCGTGACACCCACCAATTCCTGCATGGGCTTCCTCGATGCAGCGCGCATCACGAAACTCGATGCCGGCTGGAATCTCGTATCGGGGGATGCGCCGACGAAGGAAGTGCCGCTGCACCGCGTCTTCTACGAAGGCCGTCCGCAGACCGGCGCGGTGGTGCACCTGCATTCCACCTTCGCCACCGCGCTTTCCTGCCTCGCGGACGTCGACCCGGAAGACGCGGTCGCGCCCATCACGCCTTATGTGGTGATGCGGGTCGGGCGCGTGCCGGTGCTTCCCTATACGATGCCGGGATCGGCGGACGTGGCGCCGCTGGTGCGGGCGCGCGCAGCCGATCATGCCGCCATCCTCCTTGCCAATCATGGGCCGGTGGTCGCCGGCACGTCGCTCGAAAGCGCCGTCTTCGCCGCCGAGGAACTGGAGGAAACGGCCAGGCTCCTCGTCCTGACGCGCGGGCTCGACGTGCGTCATCTCGATTCGGCCCAGATCGCAGCCCTCAATGCGAGGTTCAAGCTGAAATGA
- a CDS encoding hydroxypyruvate isomerase family protein, giving the protein MTLRLSANLGFVWPDRPLLDRIDAAAAAGFRAIELHWPYDTPAGEVRSRCERHGLKLLGINTVRGKPGENGLGALAGREAEFQASVDQSVAYCREAGGTSIHCMAGFVPPEARKEASRVFVKNLREASDKAASQDLMLLLEALNPRDAPGYFYATQAEAARIREEVGRPNVRLMFDVYHVGVSEGDVLRKLAHYMPIIGHVQVAAVPSRAEPDEGEIDYRAVFAELDKLGYEGWVGAEYKPRADTDEGLTWMRHLGVTP; this is encoded by the coding sequence ATGACCCTTCGCCTTTCCGCTAATCTCGGTTTCGTCTGGCCGGACCGCCCGCTCCTCGACCGCATCGACGCAGCCGCCGCGGCAGGCTTCAGGGCAATCGAACTGCATTGGCCCTATGACACGCCGGCCGGGGAGGTACGGTCACGCTGCGAACGCCACGGGCTGAAGCTCCTCGGCATCAATACGGTGCGTGGCAAGCCCGGCGAGAACGGCCTCGGTGCGCTGGCCGGCCGCGAGGCGGAATTCCAGGCCTCGGTCGACCAGTCGGTCGCCTATTGCCGGGAGGCCGGCGGCACGTCGATCCATTGCATGGCAGGATTTGTCCCCCCCGAGGCAAGAAAAGAGGCCAGCCGCGTCTTCGTGAAGAATTTGCGGGAAGCATCCGACAAAGCCGCCTCGCAGGATCTGATGCTTCTCCTGGAAGCGCTCAATCCCCGCGATGCACCGGGCTATTTCTACGCCACGCAGGCCGAAGCAGCGCGGATTCGCGAAGAAGTCGGCCGACCCAATGTGAGGCTGATGTTCGATGTCTATCATGTCGGCGTGAGCGAGGGCGACGTCCTGCGTAAGCTGGCGCATTACATGCCTATCATCGGCCATGTGCAGGTTGCCGCCGTTCCTAGCCGCGCCGAGCCCGACGAGGGTGAGATCGACTATCGGGCCGTCTTCGCCGAACTCGACAAGCTTGGCTATGAGGGCTGGGTCGGCGCCGAATACAAGCCGCGCGCGGATACCGACGAGGGTTTGACCTGGATGAGGCATCTCGGCGTGACGCCTTGA
- a CDS encoding GAF domain-containing sensor histidine kinase: protein MAKIAATLVERLLAISQALAGHIDPGEAFGATAAEIGTIIPHDHMDVAILLHDGQQHVCYEAGFHTSWSTLAQTPLPIDVSPVRSVLRGEAPYLLTADALEDPRFHFDGAIDEPIYSAGLRSRIIVPLKARGDIVGALNISRHTPDCYTARDVEVAQHCADFIAPYIYALIQSEQARRAMLAENEARNRKELLRVGAARLTEGMERERRRIAMDLHDQTLADLSRIVRQVSALHHQGVARAAQLADLEREIVNCLTELRHIVDDMRPGVLELFGLRDAIEAHLNRSVSRATPPIAVHMRDQSDGTADMLPERIRTALYRIAQEAINNAVRHAAPGRIDVSLLTAGSTLNVTVTDDGFGYRATEADEGGGIGHMHTRAALIGANLRVEPGKERGTRVSVEIALEGGAAPISLEANVLEQA, encoded by the coding sequence ATGGCGAAGATAGCCGCCACTCTCGTCGAACGCCTGCTCGCCATATCGCAGGCGCTGGCCGGCCATATCGATCCGGGCGAGGCGTTCGGGGCAACCGCGGCGGAGATCGGCACGATCATCCCGCACGATCACATGGACGTGGCGATCCTGCTGCATGATGGGCAGCAACATGTCTGCTACGAGGCCGGCTTCCATACGAGTTGGAGCACACTCGCGCAAACACCGCTGCCGATCGATGTCAGCCCCGTCCGTTCCGTCCTGCGCGGAGAGGCCCCCTATCTCTTGACGGCGGACGCGCTGGAAGATCCGCGTTTCCATTTCGACGGCGCCATCGACGAGCCCATCTATTCGGCTGGTCTGCGCAGCCGCATCATCGTGCCCCTCAAGGCGCGCGGCGACATCGTGGGCGCGCTCAACATCAGCAGGCACACGCCCGATTGCTACACGGCCCGCGACGTGGAAGTTGCCCAGCACTGCGCCGATTTCATCGCTCCCTATATCTATGCCCTGATCCAGAGCGAACAGGCGCGCCGGGCAATGCTGGCGGAAAACGAGGCGCGGAATCGCAAGGAGCTTCTGCGCGTCGGGGCCGCCCGGCTGACCGAAGGCATGGAGCGCGAAAGGCGGCGCATCGCCATGGATCTGCACGACCAGACGCTGGCCGACTTGTCGCGGATCGTCCGGCAGGTCTCGGCGCTTCACCATCAGGGGGTGGCGCGCGCTGCCCAACTCGCTGACCTCGAACGCGAAATCGTCAATTGCCTGACCGAACTGCGCCATATCGTGGACGACATGAGGCCGGGCGTGCTTGAGCTTTTCGGCCTGCGTGACGCCATCGAAGCGCACCTTAACCGCAGCGTCAGCCGCGCGACACCGCCGATCGCCGTCCATATGAGGGATCAGAGCGACGGAACCGCCGACATGCTGCCGGAGCGCATCCGCACCGCCCTCTACCGGATCGCGCAGGAGGCGATCAACAATGCCGTACGGCACGCCGCGCCGGGGCGGATCGACGTCTCTCTCCTGACCGCCGGCTCGACGCTCAATGTCACGGTCACCGACGACGGTTTCGGCTACCGGGCGACGGAGGCCGACGAAGGGGGCGGCATCGGCCATATGCACACGCGCGCCGCGCTCATCGGCGCCAATCTCAGGGTCGAACCCGGAAAGGAGCGCGGCACCCGCGTATCCGTCGAGATCGCGCTTGAAGGCGGCGCCGCCCCGATCTCTCTTGAAGCAAACGTCTTGGAGCAGGCCTGA
- a CDS encoding response regulator transcription factor: protein MLVMVAEDDGLHRAFARSTIERIWPGEVEVIEAGDGDEAIEIAARRRPPFVVLDLQLPKATGIDVARSIWSRHAETHILFWSNFADESYVRGVARIVPPGSVYGYVLKSASEEGMRSALRGVFSEGHCIIDREVRGIQHRVQDRLEGITDGEYESLIDVALGLTDKAIAMRRGLSTRGAQARIRHLYEKLGIAACEDGADAASVFNSRTRAIYLALARGLVNVDALRREQQRLDAWLGDDARRPDDD, encoded by the coding sequence ATGCTGGTCATGGTCGCCGAGGACGACGGACTGCACCGCGCCTTCGCGCGCTCGACGATCGAGCGGATCTGGCCCGGCGAGGTCGAAGTGATCGAGGCCGGCGACGGCGACGAGGCGATCGAGATCGCCGCGCGCCGGCGGCCGCCTTTCGTCGTCCTCGACCTGCAGCTTCCCAAGGCAACCGGCATCGACGTCGCGCGTTCCATCTGGAGCCGACACGCCGAGACCCACATCCTTTTCTGGTCGAACTTCGCCGATGAATCCTATGTCCGCGGCGTGGCGCGGATCGTCCCGCCAGGTTCGGTCTATGGCTATGTCCTCAAATCGGCTTCGGAGGAAGGCATGCGCTCGGCGCTGCGCGGCGTCTTCAGCGAAGGGCACTGCATTATCGACCGCGAGGTACGTGGCATCCAGCACCGGGTGCAGGACCGGCTCGAAGGCATAACGGACGGGGAGTATGAGAGCCTCATCGATGTCGCGCTGGGATTGACCGACAAGGCGATTGCCATGCGCCGTGGCCTCTCGACGCGCGGCGCGCAGGCTCGCATACGGCATCTTTATGAAAAACTCGGCATCGCGGCATGCGAAGACGGAGCGGATGCCGCATCCGTCTTCAACTCGCGTACGCGGGCCATCTACCTGGCGCTGGCGCGCGGCCTCGTCAATGTCGATGCGCTCAGGCGAGAACAGCAGCGGCTCGACGCCTGGCTTGGCGATGATGCCCGGCGGCCCGATGACGACTGA
- a CDS encoding tautomerase family protein — protein sequence MPFVNIRILKGHSQKRKDEIARRVTEAVSEVAELPKEAIWVVFEDVTAPDWYVGGKTVEKSAS from the coding sequence ATGCCGTTCGTCAACATACGGATATTGAAGGGCCATTCGCAGAAGCGCAAGGATGAGATCGCCCGGCGCGTCACGGAGGCCGTCAGCGAGGTCGCCGAGCTTCCCAAGGAGGCCATCTGGGTCGTCTTCGAGGACGTTACCGCGCCCGACTGGTATGTCGGCGGGAAGACAGTCGAGAAATCGGCGAGTTGA
- a CDS encoding SMP-30/gluconolactonase/LRE family protein, which translates to MSQKNGDADFGDVVGEIALEKLRSGFSFTEGPIWHPYEKWLIFSDMAGNRMHRRGPDGAFEIFREPSNKTNGNTLDRRGRLVSCEHVTSRVTRTEADGSIMVLATHYDGKQLNSPNDIVVAANGSIYFTDPTYGRMEFYGAQREQELPFQGVYKIDVNGGLTLLADDFVQPNGLCFSLDASRLFVNDTVRQHIRVFNVAPDGKLGGGAVWAETKGKKPGAPDGMKIDSRGNLYCCGPGGIHVFNPSADLLGVIPMPEHTANFTFGDDDLRGLYITASTSLYRQRVRVPGLRLF; encoded by the coding sequence ATGTCGCAGAAGAACGGCGATGCGGATTTCGGCGATGTCGTCGGCGAGATAGCGCTGGAGAAACTCCGCTCCGGATTCAGCTTTACTGAGGGGCCGATCTGGCATCCCTACGAGAAGTGGCTGATCTTCAGCGACATGGCGGGAAACCGCATGCACCGGCGCGGACCGGACGGCGCTTTCGAGATTTTCCGCGAGCCGAGCAACAAGACGAACGGCAACACTCTTGACCGCCGCGGCCGGCTTGTGAGTTGCGAACACGTCACGAGCCGGGTGACGCGCACGGAGGCGGACGGCAGCATCATGGTGCTCGCCACCCATTATGACGGCAAGCAGCTCAACAGCCCCAACGACATCGTGGTGGCTGCCAATGGCTCGATCTACTTCACCGACCCCACCTACGGGCGAATGGAATTCTATGGCGCCCAGCGCGAGCAGGAATTGCCCTTCCAGGGCGTCTACAAGATCGACGTCAACGGCGGGCTGACACTTCTGGCTGACGATTTCGTGCAGCCGAACGGGCTCTGCTTCTCGCTCGACGCCTCGCGGCTGTTCGTCAACGATACGGTGCGCCAGCACATACGTGTCTTCAACGTCGCGCCCGACGGTAAGCTCGGCGGCGGTGCCGTTTGGGCGGAAACGAAGGGGAAGAAGCCAGGGGCGCCCGACGGAATGAAGATCGACAGCCGCGGCAATCTCTATTGCTGCGGTCCGGGCGGCATCCACGTGTTCAATCCGTCGGCGGATTTGCTCGGCGTCATACCGATGCCCGAGCACACGGCTAATTTCACCTTCGGGGACGACGATTTGCGGGGCCTCTATATCACCGCATCGACATCCCTTTACCGGCAGCGCGTGCGTGTGCCGGGACTGAGACTGTTCTGA
- a CDS encoding ABC transporter substrate-binding protein produces MKKILTLSALAVLLASGTALADTSGKKIAFSNNYAGNSWRQSMLKSYEKVAKKAVEDKVVAAADVFTTADKEVPTQAAQVQNLILQGYDAIVINSASPDALNGAIKQACDAGIVVVSFDGIVTEPCAYRVVVDYEKMGKEEVEQMAKFQPKGGNLLEIRGLAGTSIDGLIHKGIEEGVKAHPQLKIVGSVTGDWDQTTAQKAVATILPSLPEIVGVVDQGGDGYGAAQAFAAAGKPRPTIIMGNRQDELQWWKEQKEKDGYTTWSGSIAPGVSTLAFWVAQLVLDGHKDIPHDLIVPYLSFDQDNFEAALPEIPKGGVASHEYTQEDALAAIKDNAK; encoded by the coding sequence ATGAAGAAGATACTGACCTTGAGCGCGCTTGCGGTCCTGCTGGCGTCAGGCACCGCGCTTGCCGACACGAGCGGCAAGAAGATCGCTTTCTCCAACAATTATGCCGGCAATTCCTGGCGGCAGTCGATGCTGAAGAGCTACGAAAAAGTGGCCAAGAAGGCTGTCGAGGACAAGGTTGTCGCCGCAGCCGACGTTTTCACGACGGCGGACAAGGAAGTGCCGACCCAGGCCGCGCAGGTTCAGAACCTTATCCTGCAGGGCTATGACGCCATCGTCATCAATTCCGCCTCGCCGGATGCGCTGAACGGCGCCATCAAGCAGGCCTGCGATGCCGGCATCGTCGTCGTCTCCTTCGACGGCATCGTCACCGAGCCTTGCGCCTATCGCGTTGTCGTCGACTACGAGAAGATGGGCAAGGAAGAAGTCGAGCAGATGGCCAAGTTCCAGCCCAAGGGCGGCAATCTGCTCGAGATCCGCGGCCTCGCCGGAACCTCCATCGACGGTCTCATCCACAAGGGCATCGAGGAAGGCGTAAAGGCGCATCCGCAGTTGAAGATCGTCGGCTCGGTAACGGGCGACTGGGACCAGACGACGGCACAGAAAGCGGTTGCGACCATCCTGCCCTCGCTTCCCGAGATCGTCGGTGTCGTCGATCAGGGTGGCGACGGCTATGGCGCGGCACAGGCGTTCGCGGCGGCGGGCAAGCCGCGCCCGACCATCATTATGGGCAACCGCCAGGACGAGTTGCAATGGTGGAAGGAGCAGAAGGAAAAGGACGGCTACACGACCTGGTCGGGCTCGATCGCACCCGGCGTATCGACCCTCGCCTTCTGGGTCGCGCAGCTCGTTCTCGATGGCCACAAGGACATTCCGCACGACCTGATCGTGCCGTATCTCTCCTTCGACCAGGACAATTTCGAGGCCGCCCTGCCAGAGATCCCCAAGGGTGGCGTCGCCTCCCACGAATATACCCAGGAAGACGCCCTCGCCGCCATCAAGGACAACGCGAAGTGA
- a CDS encoding sugar ABC transporter ATP-binding protein produces MVEARTTLVKLDGVEKHFGAVRALDGVDLEILAGECVGLVGHNGAGKSTLMHILTGTLAAGAGTVSVNETAEDRYSVSRALELGIRCVFQELSLCPNLDVAENTRINHPSLKGIGWRRKAATLIAQKLDEIFPGHGIDPADIVGDLSIGRRQMIEVARAFTVTHDPLNLVILDEPTSSLDAHTAGQLLDFVRRFVGKGGSCVLISHLLGEVLSNADRIVVMRDGKVVATDRADAFNRDRLIATMGGAAAREKVFSEEAKGQREIGQVCVRARPARQTDDMQLVARSGEIIGLAGLAGNGQTDLLLAIFDAAGSRRSGMEVTAPLALVAGDRQSDGIFPEWSITQNIGIRSIERMMSGMLISSRQEAELASRWQRRIKIRTPDMGNNILSLSGGNQQKALFARALGSDAKIILMDDPMRGVDIGTKLDVYDLIREEAHNGRTFLWYTTETEELENCDRVYVFHNGRIVANLGRDELTEEKVIQSSFGETV; encoded by the coding sequence ATGGTTGAAGCGCGTACGACATTGGTGAAGCTGGACGGCGTCGAAAAACATTTCGGCGCCGTCCGGGCGCTTGACGGGGTGGATCTCGAGATCCTGGCCGGCGAGTGCGTTGGCCTCGTTGGCCACAACGGTGCGGGCAAGTCCACGCTCATGCACATCCTGACCGGCACGCTGGCTGCTGGCGCGGGCACCGTCTCGGTCAACGAAACGGCCGAAGATCGATATTCCGTCAGCCGCGCGCTGGAGCTCGGCATCCGCTGCGTGTTCCAGGAACTGTCGCTCTGCCCGAACCTCGACGTGGCGGAAAATACGCGCATCAACCACCCTTCGCTGAAGGGCATCGGTTGGCGGCGCAAGGCGGCAACGCTGATTGCACAGAAACTCGACGAGATCTTTCCCGGGCACGGGATCGACCCTGCCGATATCGTCGGTGACCTGTCGATCGGCCGGCGGCAGATGATCGAGGTCGCGCGGGCGTTCACAGTGACCCACGACCCGCTCAACCTCGTCATCCTCGACGAGCCGACGTCGTCGCTCGATGCACATACCGCCGGACAATTGCTCGATTTCGTGCGCCGATTCGTCGGAAAGGGCGGAAGCTGTGTCCTGATCTCGCATCTCCTCGGCGAGGTGCTCAGCAATGCGGACCGCATCGTCGTCATGCGCGACGGGAAGGTGGTAGCGACAGATCGGGCGGATGCCTTCAACCGGGACAGGCTGATCGCGACGATGGGGGGAGCGGCGGCGCGGGAAAAAGTCTTTTCCGAAGAAGCGAAAGGACAAAGGGAAATCGGTCAGGTTTGCGTCAGGGCACGGCCCGCGCGACAAACGGACGATATGCAGCTTGTCGCCCGGTCGGGCGAGATCATTGGTCTCGCAGGTCTCGCCGGCAACGGGCAGACCGATCTTCTGCTGGCGATCTTCGATGCGGCCGGTAGTCGTCGCTCCGGCATGGAAGTGACGGCACCACTCGCCCTCGTCGCGGGCGACCGCCAATCCGATGGCATCTTCCCGGAATGGTCTATCACCCAGAATATCGGCATTCGTTCGATCGAACGGATGATGAGCGGCATGCTGATCTCATCGCGCCAGGAAGCGGAGCTTGCCTCCCGTTGGCAGCGGAGGATCAAGATCCGCACACCGGACATGGGCAACAACATCCTGTCGCTCTCGGGCGGCAACCAGCAGAAGGCGCTGTTTGCGCGAGCGCTCGGTTCGGATGCGAAGATCATCCTCATGGACGACCCGATGCGCGGCGTCGATATCGGCACCAAGCTCGACGTCTACGACCTCATACGCGAGGAAGCGCATAACGGCCGCACATTCCTCTGGTACACGACCGAGACGGAAGAACTCGAAAATTGCGACCGTGTCTACGTCTTCCATAATGGCCGCATCGTCGCCAATCTCGGCCGGGACGAACTCACCGAGGAAAAGGTGATCCAGTCCTCCTTCGGCGAGACGGTCTGA
- a CDS encoding ABC transporter permease, with product MTALLPTGTATKSVRETARRTRLLRALLPALSLALVLIAIAWLNPRAISYFGFSLMLNLAIPIALATIAQMFVIAGNELDLSIGTFVGFVGCVTATWLHDAPLLGVAVLIGSIAVYALLGALIYLRNLPSIVVTLGMSFVWQGLAILILPKPGGKAPDWLLAITHFKPPFIPFPIVAALVIAAVVHVGLMRTSYGAVLRGSGGNPTAIGRAGWSLLKTKMILFGLAGVFGVLSGMILIGITTSADANIGNGYTLLAIAGVILGGGEFMGGRVSPVGAVIGALTLALAASPLLTFMRIPPDWQVAANGVILIIVLAARVLISRKEA from the coding sequence ATGACCGCACTCCTCCCCACCGGCACGGCGACGAAATCGGTCCGCGAAACCGCGCGCCGGACAAGGCTCCTGCGCGCGCTCTTGCCGGCATTGTCGCTGGCGCTTGTTCTCATTGCCATCGCCTGGCTCAATCCGCGCGCCATCAGCTATTTCGGTTTCAGCCTGATGCTCAATTTGGCGATCCCGATCGCGCTGGCGACCATCGCGCAGATGTTCGTCATCGCAGGCAACGAACTCGACCTTTCGATCGGCACATTCGTCGGCTTCGTCGGCTGTGTAACCGCCACCTGGCTGCATGACGCACCTTTGCTCGGCGTTGCAGTCCTCATCGGGTCCATCGCGGTCTATGCACTGCTCGGCGCGCTCATCTACCTGCGCAACCTGCCCTCGATCGTGGTGACGCTCGGCATGAGCTTCGTCTGGCAGGGCCTCGCCATCCTCATCCTTCCCAAACCCGGCGGCAAGGCGCCGGACTGGCTGCTGGCGATCACCCATTTCAAGCCACCATTCATCCCCTTTCCGATCGTCGCCGCGCTCGTCATCGCCGCTGTGGTCCATGTCGGGCTGATGCGGACATCCTACGGCGCGGTGCTGCGCGGTTCGGGTGGCAATCCAACCGCCATCGGGCGTGCCGGATGGTCGCTGCTCAAGACCAAGATGATCCTGTTCGGCCTGGCGGGTGTTTTCGGCGTGCTTTCCGGCATGATCCTCATCGGCATCACGACTTCCGCCGACGCCAATATCGGCAATGGCTACACGCTCCTGGCAATCGCCGGCGTCATCCTCGGTGGCGGCGAATTCATGGGCGGACGCGTCTCGCCGGTCGGCGCGGTGATCGGCGCGCTGACGCTGGCGCTCGCGGCCTCGCCGCTCCTGACCTTCATGCGCATTCCGCCCGACTGGCAGGTCGCCGCCAACGGCGTCATCCTCATCATCGTGCTGGCGGCGCGCGTCCTGATCAGCCGCAAGGAGGCATAG
- a CDS encoding ABC transporter permease, with protein sequence MTQVKALLAKPWIWSFLGAFVVWAATVAFTGGHGGGGMITAALSLAVFTVIVGIGQMFVITLGPGNIDLSLPANIGLAGAVAMKVMDGSDSMLVIGLAAALASGFAVGTANYLLIRALRIPPIIATLSAAFIIQSIDISYGRGLQIKPPPGFADFANLKYFGIPVLAILAVLFAIAASIALNRMVYGRSVLAIGQNIRAAKLAGVKVQRTSFITYALCGTLGGLDGALLAAYFRGANVDIGNEYLLASIAVVVIGGTSVAGGKANVPGVWGAALFLVLLLTMLNTFGFSVGVRLVLTGLIIVGVITAAGSPRTER encoded by the coding sequence ATGACGCAGGTCAAAGCCCTCCTGGCAAAACCATGGATCTGGTCGTTCCTGGGAGCGTTCGTGGTCTGGGCCGCAACGGTGGCCTTCACCGGCGGGCATGGCGGCGGGGGCATGATCACGGCGGCGCTGTCGCTCGCCGTCTTCACGGTGATCGTCGGCATCGGCCAAATGTTCGTCATCACGCTCGGGCCCGGCAATATCGACCTGTCGCTGCCGGCCAATATCGGGCTGGCAGGCGCGGTCGCGATGAAGGTCATGGATGGCAGCGACAGCATGCTGGTCATCGGGCTGGCTGCGGCGCTCGCCAGCGGCTTCGCCGTCGGGACGGCGAATTACCTCCTGATCCGGGCGCTGCGCATTCCGCCGATCATCGCCACGCTCTCGGCCGCTTTCATCATCCAGTCGATCGACATCAGCTATGGGCGCGGCCTGCAGATCAAGCCACCGCCCGGCTTTGCGGACTTCGCCAACCTCAAATATTTCGGCATACCGGTGCTGGCGATCCTGGCGGTCCTGTTCGCAATTGCCGCCAGCATCGCGCTCAACCGGATGGTCTACGGGCGCTCGGTACTCGCTATCGGGCAGAACATCCGAGCGGCTAAACTCGCCGGCGTGAAGGTCCAGCGAACCAGCTTCATAACCTACGCGCTATGCGGCACGCTTGGCGGCCTCGATGGCGCGCTTCTTGCCGCCTATTTCCGCGGCGCCAATGTCGATATCGGCAACGAATACCTTTTGGCTTCGATCGCCGTCGTCGTCATCGGCGGCACGTCAGTCGCCGGCGGCAAGGCCAATGTCCCCGGCGTGTGGGGCGCGGCGCTTTTCCTAGTGCTGCTGCTCACCATGCTGAACACGTTCGGCTTCAGTGTCGGCGTCCGCCTCGTCCTGACGGGCTTGATCATCGTCGGTGTCATCACCGCCGCCGGCAGTCCGCGCACGGAACGCTGA